From a single Calothrix sp. NIES-2098 genomic region:
- a CDS encoding oxidoreductase domain-containing protein, giving the protein MQDSMSVAEPNLYTQRNQPRPIRIGVIGVGNMGQHHTRVLSSMKDVELVGVSDINVERGLETASKYKVKFFEDYCDLLPHVEAVCIAVPTRLHYAVGINCLLAGIHVLIEKPIAASISEAESLVNAAAESQCILQVGHIERFNPAFRELSKVLKTEELLAIEAHRMSPYSDRANDVSVVLDLMIHDIDLLLELAASPVVKLTASGSRALDSGYLDYVTATLGFANGIVATLTASKVTHRKIRRIVAHCKNSFTEADFLKNEILIHRQMNANSLNDHRQVLYRQDGLIEKVYTTNIQPLSAELEHFVNCVHGGNQPSVGGEQALKALRLASLIEQMALEDRVWNPLDWQSESRVQSLTPTV; this is encoded by the coding sequence GTGCAAGATAGCATGTCAGTGGCAGAACCAAATCTATATACACAGCGCAACCAACCACGACCAATTCGCATAGGCGTAATTGGAGTGGGTAACATGGGGCAACATCATACCCGAGTCTTGAGTTCAATGAAAGATGTTGAACTGGTCGGTGTTTCAGATATTAACGTCGAGAGAGGATTAGAAACAGCTAGCAAATATAAGGTCAAATTCTTTGAAGATTATTGTGACCTACTCCCCCATGTGGAAGCAGTTTGCATTGCTGTTCCGACTCGTCTGCATTATGCCGTCGGTATCAACTGTCTACTCGCAGGAATTCACGTTTTAATTGAAAAACCAATTGCTGCCAGTATTTCTGAGGCAGAATCCCTAGTTAACGCCGCAGCCGAATCTCAGTGTATTCTTCAAGTAGGTCATATTGAGCGCTTCAATCCAGCATTTCGTGAATTAAGCAAAGTGCTAAAAACTGAGGAATTGTTGGCAATAGAAGCCCATCGGATGAGTCCTTATTCAGATCGGGCTAACGATGTTTCTGTCGTACTTGATTTAATGATCCATGACATTGACCTACTTCTAGAATTAGCTGCCTCCCCAGTAGTAAAGTTGACTGCTAGCGGTAGCCGGGCACTAGACTCTGGTTATTTAGATTACGTAACTGCCACCTTAGGATTCGCTAATGGGATTGTAGCAACTTTAACTGCCAGCAAAGTTACCCATAGAAAAATTCGTCGGATTGTTGCCCATTGTAAAAATTCATTCACTGAAGCGGATTTTCTCAAAAATGAGATTTTGATTCATCGACAAATGAATGCCAATTCTCTAAACGATCATCGGCAAGTACTTTATCGCCAAGATGGTTTGATTGAGAAAGTTTATACAACTAATATTCAACCTCTAAGTGCAGAGTTAGAACATTTTGTCAACTGCGTCCACGGTGGCAATCAACCATCAGTCGGTGGCGAACAAGCCCTTAAAGCTTTAAGATTAGCAAGTTTAATTGAGCAGATGGCTTTAGAAGATCGGGTTTGGAACCCATTAGATTGGCAATCGGAATCAAGAGTGCAATCATTAACCCCAACAGTCTAG
- a CDS encoding exsB protein, which translates to MKAVILLSGGLDSSTILYQAKAEGYECHALSFDYRQRHQRELQSALLVAQKAGVAKHQVVNFDLRQWGGSALTDDRIDLPEERSLDEMSQNIPVTYVPARNTIFLSFALAYSEAIAAQRVYIGVNALDYSGYPDCRPDYIQAMQEVFRLGTKQGREGEPITIAAPLINLKKTEIIQLGNQLGVPWELTWSCYAGADVACGVCDSCRLRLAAFAELGLKDPILYAQ; encoded by the coding sequence ATGAAAGCTGTAATTCTCTTATCTGGGGGATTGGACTCTTCCACAATCTTGTACCAAGCTAAAGCTGAGGGCTATGAGTGTCACGCCCTTTCCTTTGATTATCGGCAGCGACATCAGCGGGAGTTACAGTCTGCCTTGTTGGTAGCGCAAAAAGCTGGGGTGGCAAAACATCAAGTAGTGAATTTCGACTTACGACAATGGGGTGGTTCGGCACTCACAGACGATCGCATTGATTTACCAGAGGAGCGTTCTCTAGATGAAATGTCTCAAAACATACCTGTAACCTATGTACCTGCCCGAAATACTATTTTTTTAAGTTTTGCCCTCGCCTACTCAGAAGCGATCGCTGCACAGCGGGTCTACATCGGCGTTAATGCCTTAGATTACTCTGGTTATCCTGATTGCCGCCCAGACTATATCCAGGCGATGCAAGAAGTTTTTCGTTTAGGAACAAAACAAGGACGGGAGGGAGAACCTATTACTATCGCTGCACCCTTGATTAACCTGAAAAAAACCGAAATTATCCAGCTAGGTAATCAACTGGGTGTTCCTTGGGAACTCACATGGTCTTGTTATGCAGGTGCTGATGTCGCCTGTGGTGTTTGTGATTCTTGTCGCTTAAGGTTAGCAGCTTTTGCAGAATTAGGATTAAAAGATCCTATTCTCTATGCCCAGTAG
- a CDS encoding orotate phosphoribosyltransferase has product MTYSTETLNQSDIWAATADLSTLRSKLLDLFCQLAYQEGDFVLSSGLRSTYYVNKTQVTLHPQGALAVGRLLFPLLPADTQAVAGLTLGADPIVTAVSVVSVYENRPIPALIIRKEAKGYGTRAYIEGPSLPEGAKVVVLEDVVTTGQSALKAVNRLQEAGYTVDRVIALVDRLQGGGELYQSAGLNFEALFSIEEIQKRYRELGK; this is encoded by the coding sequence ATGACTTATTCTACTGAAACCCTCAATCAATCAGATATTTGGGCAGCTACTGCTGATTTGTCCACCCTGCGTAGTAAGTTACTGGATTTATTTTGTCAACTTGCTTATCAAGAGGGTGATTTTGTTCTTTCGTCCGGGTTACGTAGCACTTATTACGTTAACAAGACACAGGTAACGCTACATCCCCAAGGCGCTTTAGCTGTAGGACGTTTACTTTTCCCTCTGTTACCTGCTGATACCCAAGCGGTAGCTGGTTTAACGCTAGGTGCTGACCCAATTGTGACCGCAGTCAGCGTGGTTTCTGTCTATGAAAATCGACCGATTCCAGCGCTGATTATTCGTAAAGAAGCTAAAGGTTATGGAACCAGGGCTTATATTGAAGGGCCTAGTTTGCCAGAAGGCGCAAAGGTTGTAGTTTTGGAAGATGTGGTCACGACAGGACAATCTGCTCTTAAGGCAGTTAACCGTCTACAAGAAGCAGGTTATACCGTAGATAGAGTAATTGCACTAGTAGACCGTTTGCAAGGAGGTGGAGAGTTATATCAATCTGCTGGATTAAATTTTGAAGCGTTATTTTCGATTGAGGAGATTCAAAAGCGGTATCGGGAATTAGGAAAATAG